ACGACGAACAAGCCTTAGATAAACTAGTTTTTCATCTTGAGATATTAGCTGACCAAAATTGCCTAGAGTCTGCACTTACGAAGAAAGACGGTATTGGCTTTAGAAGAACTGGCTCAGGATGGATAGTTAGTATTATACCTTTGCGGCTCACTGCTCATGGACATCAATTTGCAGCCGACTTAACTAAGCCAACAGTAATCGACCAGTTAAAAACGTCATTCTCAGATGCTGGGCCTAATGAGGTTGTAAAGATCGCATTTGCTTTAAGCAAGAATGTACTTGAGAAAAAGTTGAAACAATTAACCGATCTTTGAGGGAAGTGATGCAACTAAATTCTATGGAATGGTTAGAGGTTGAGTTTGAATTACAACTTGAACCTGAAAGTGATTTAGAATATTTGAAAAATGCCGTAGCAGAAACAGTTGTAGATAACGAGTCTGACTTTTTTCCTATCATTGGTGCTATCTGTTCACAGTTAAATGATTAAGCTAATTATGCCACTGATAGTTTTGCTGTTGATCAGGTTGATTTTGATGAACCATTTCATCTAGAAGAAGGACGCCCTGTTGGAACTGGTTCCCTTCAAGCTAGTTTTGAATGGACGGCATACTATGGTTGTGATGATTTGGACTTACACGATGAAGCACAAGAAGTTTGGGAATTTAACCTTAACGGGCAGACTCTGAATTTTAGGATTCAACTTCCAGAAGATAGATTGGACGAATTTTAGAGGGAATAAGATGCTGTTTCGTACAAATGATAGCTTTTTAACGAATGGTTGGTTTTGACTTGGCTTGTTGATTTGCGCGGTACTTATAGCAATGTTATTTACCAAGTACAAAAACCAAAGGTAGAGGAAAAAACGTGATTACAGATACTTATATGTATAACGAAAATTTGACGATTCGCACCAGTGATAAGATCGAACGCTACCCACAAAAAACAGCCGATGGTAACGAAATCGTGGTTGTTTATGTTGACGAGGTTGAATTTAAAGGTGCTGGCGGTAAGTGGTCTAAACAAGGCTTCCGTTGGGCTATTGTAGAGCCTCACTTAACCGAAGAAGAGGTCAAAAACTGGCTACTCAATAACGGCCTTTCTACTGTGCCGTTTCTTAGGGGGTAAAAGTCAAGGTATGGCGAAACACTGTAATGAATTAGACGGACATCCTATATGATTCAATACTCTTGTCATCTCTGATGATATTTAAAGAGTATTTTCGTTAATGTAAAAATAAAGGATTTAACAATGGAAACGACAATTAAGAAACTCAATCAACTACTGCTGCAATCCCATACCGTTATTGACAAAACAACGGAAGGTGGGGTTTCGGTGGGTGTGGCTCAGTATGTTCCAGAACTAAATGCGGCGGTCGGTTACTTGCAGAATAACCGTAACATGAAAATCGCAATTTCAGTTAAACCGCAGAGCCCTACAGTGCATTTAGTGATTGGTCACAAGGGTGGGAATAATATTAATGTAGAGAAAGAATATCCATCGCTCGCAAGCCTAACGGTAACGGATCTCGCAGACCTTTGTGCTACTCATCTAATGAACAGTTAGGGGAATAGAGAACTATGGAATAACTCAAGCTTAAGGTTATTAAAGCAACCATATACCAGATGTTTGTTACTACCCAAAACACAATATCTAGTATGCGGTCGCAGCTACCAGTACACGAAATATAGGAATTATTACGATGAAACTAGATTATTCAGTAGTAATGGGTGCAGTCTGGATTTGGAGGTTTAAATGATTCAAGGAACGGTAATGTTTAGTGGTAATAGCCGCCAACCTTGCTTTGCAGATTACAAGGCTAAGTTGTATCACTCTAGTCACATTCAGCATGTTGCAATACTTATTAGTGAAAATGCTACTTCTACTAGTACATTTGTAAATAATAATGACTTTACGACTTATACCGCAGTGAAAGCAGTCTTACAGCGACTTGGCTATGGGGTAAGATTTGATTTCATAGACTTTTACTACCTTCATCCAAGGGATAAGTATAGTGATGAAGTATTGATATCTAGAATTCCTGTTAAGTGGAGTCCTAGCCCGTCAGAGTACACGGATGTGTCTTTTATCGAGAGGTTGAGAACTCGATATAGAAAAAAGGCCACTAAAACAAGTTACGAAATTCTTGTTGGTCAGGATAATTTCTATTGTGGCGAACCTTATTTTGCAGCAAGAGACTTTGAGCAAGAAGAACGAGCTGAAAAGTATAAAGAGTTATGTGACTTCTTTGAGTTGTAGTTGACGCGCTTAACCAGTTTTAAGGGGGAAATTGTCGCATGAAAACAAGTCAGATTTTGGAATTTCTAAGAAAGGCATCACCAACATTACAAGTCAAGATTCAATATAAAGAGTATGGTGCACTACCGGTTGGTAAAGTCTACCATGAACCGCCAAGAACCTTCCT
Above is a genomic segment from Vibrio tasmaniensis containing:
- a CDS encoding DUF2513 domain-containing protein, with amino-acid sequence MRIDYEYLNNVLTLILDSGKSDFKLNVAPFQALWPKDDEQALDKLVFHLEILADQNCLESALTKKDGIGFRRTGSGWIVSIIPLRLTAHGHQFAADLTKPTVIDQLKTSFSDAGPNEVVKIAFALSKNVLEKKLKQLTDL